The following proteins come from a genomic window of Plectropomus leopardus isolate mb chromosome 11, YSFRI_Pleo_2.0, whole genome shotgun sequence:
- the LOC121950745 gene encoding outer dense fiber protein 3-B-like has product MPSAEVWVGNWRPHRPRGPIAALYGSPGPKYGLPGLTGSSQHDPTKLKAPMFSFGARHSSRCESSPGPSYLIPSNVTRVGRDGTPAFSLQSRPKEPAVFQAPGPGKYSPEHSEKAVFRSAPAFSLSGRCKEFNIIQTPGPASYTLPPVLGSKTVATCTAPTYSFSGRSKTGGFSEDLKKTPGPAAYKVVDPCIYSKKPPQFSMTGRNFPTGETTQKPGPGAHYPEQVTFTKAKAPSFSFGLRHSDYILPLIENVPE; this is encoded by the exons ATGCCAAGTGCTGAAGTTTGGGTTGGAAACTGGAGGCCCCACAGGCCCAGAGGGCCCATAGCGGCCCTCTATGGTAGTCCAGGGCCTAAGTATGGTTTGCCGGGACTCACTG GCTCCTCTCAACATGATCCAACTAAACTCAAAGCGCCGATGTTCAGCTTTGGGGCCCGTCATAGCAGCAGGTGTGAGAGCTCCCCCGGGCCGAGCTACCTCATCCCCTCAAATGTCACCAGAGTGGGCCGCGACGGCACGCCTGCATTTTCTCTCCAGAGCCGTCCAAAGGAGCCGGCTGTCTTCCAGGCCCCTGGACCAG GTAAATACTCCCCAGAGCACTCAGAGAAGGCGGTCTTCCGCTCGGCTCCTGCCTTTTCTCTGTCTGGGAGATGCAAAGAATTCAACATCATCCAAACGCCAG GTCCAGCCTCCTACACTCTGCCCCCGGTGCTGGGCAGCAAAACCGTGGCCACATGTACAGCTCCCACCTACTCTTTCTCTGGCCGCAGCAAAACTGGAGGCTTCAGTGAGGATCTGAAGAAG ACTCCTGGCCCTGCTGCCTATAAAGTAGTAGATCCATGTATTTACAGCAAAAAGCCTCCCCAGTTTAGCATGACGGGCCGCAACTTCCCAACAGGTGAAACCACCCAGAAACCAGGACCTGGTGCACACTATCCTGAGCAG GTGACCTTTACAAAAGCAAAAGCTCCGAGCTTCTCCTTCGGACTGCGTCACTCCGATTACATCTTACCCCTGATTGAAAATGTGCCAGAATAA